A single Bacillus sp. HMF5848 DNA region contains:
- a CDS encoding Gfo/Idh/MocA family oxidoreductase yields the protein MMIKVAMLSKWHVHAVDYAREAMQHPDIEISVIWDEDSARGESWAAELGVPFEPKLENVLKNPDIDGVIVDTPTSMHKEVILAAAQHNKHIYSEKVLAFTVADCEEIFQAVEQNVVQLMLSLPRLTEDYYLYAQKALDEGLIGTLTSIRCRCAHNGAVADWLPEYFYDKKLCGGGALIDLGAHPIYLSNRLAGPAKAVTARLHTFLDHLQVDDNAAVIVEYESGALGILETSFVSNGSPFQLELYGTDGTIMIEDTSVKIRSTKLSNENWATPSDIPAPIPTPMEQWADAIQNGAKPTITTDDMLKLTQINEAAKQSHEENRRVVIK from the coding sequence ATGATGATTAAAGTGGCCATGTTAAGCAAGTGGCATGTACATGCCGTTGACTATGCAAGAGAAGCGATGCAGCATCCAGACATAGAAATTTCAGTAATTTGGGATGAAGACAGTGCCCGAGGGGAAAGCTGGGCAGCGGAGCTTGGTGTACCGTTTGAGCCTAAACTAGAAAACGTTCTCAAAAATCCCGACATAGATGGTGTTATTGTAGATACGCCAACATCCATGCATAAGGAAGTCATCTTGGCTGCTGCACAGCACAACAAACACATATATTCCGAGAAGGTGCTAGCGTTCACAGTCGCGGATTGCGAAGAAATTTTTCAAGCAGTGGAGCAAAATGTAGTACAGCTCATGCTATCACTGCCGAGGTTAACAGAGGATTACTATTTATACGCGCAGAAAGCACTTGATGAAGGTCTAATCGGTACGCTCACGTCAATTCGCTGTCGTTGTGCTCATAACGGAGCTGTTGCCGACTGGTTACCTGAGTATTTTTACGATAAGAAGCTTTGCGGCGGTGGCGCACTCATTGACTTAGGGGCACACCCTATATATCTGTCAAACCGTCTTGCTGGTCCAGCCAAAGCAGTCACCGCTCGCTTACATACATTTTTAGATCATCTACAAGTCGATGATAACGCTGCCGTTATCGTCGAATACGAGTCAGGTGCTCTTGGCATTTTAGAAACAAGCTTCGTCTCAAACGGTAGTCCATTTCAGCTCGAGCTCTACGGCACAGACGGAACCATCATGATTGAAGATACTTCTGTAAAAATAAGAAGTACAAAGCTCTCTAATGAGAATTGGGCGACACCATCTGACATACCTGCACCAATCCCTACACCAATGGAACAGTGGGCGGATGCCATTCAAAATGGAGCAAAGCCAACCATTACAACCGATGATATGCTGAAACTTACACAAATTAACGAAGCAGCAAAGCAATCACATGAAGAAAATAGGAGAGTTGTGATTAAGTAA
- a CDS encoding MG2 domain-containing protein: protein MKKRIFICLTMISLIFSSVIPAFAASTSLTVSTDADTYLPGEKVTISGSVFQDGQPAPELNPRLSVKAPNSSSVFNWQWSEEEVEEDGSISTFFTLNDDAALGEYTVTIVAAETTETTTFTVVEAKEVNVVTVSTDKQSYVQGEKVTINGTVLRDGQPAPQLNPTVTVKAPNGSSIFNWQWSEAEAKEDGSFSTSFTLNEDAVVGNYKVTLVAGEESENVTFNVSEGTTPEEGFILTDKNTYEQGDKVTISGKVLQDGEPAPQLNPRLSVIDPRGTSIFNWQWSEDEVEADGTISIFFTLNDDAKLGTYTVKLVTGEETKESTFTVTEQTLDKQVTVSTDSDKYDQGDTVTITGEVSQGGSAVTSANVKVTVEKNGEPLKVVTVQTDDDGNYEYEYELASDATVGSYTVKVTALDHEVTTTFMVSLKSSGGSNPPGNPVPGPSPVTPDKGNNGKQDVALSNVLTQINNEKAKNVLIKLLDGNVAANVQKDVLQKLVEKQKGLTIEGEKATLTFTAKTLQKLLEKANGSLVFAAHKVEHDMKGHKATSDVFDFTVTNTLTNKLITEFEQPVVVEIKVDTTKVKDARKTAVYYWNEEEQEWQYVGGTMTENGTMMFKTHHFSVYAAIEQDKTFADITGWDWAKDQIEVLASRDIIQGKSVDVFAPGANVTRAQFAILLSRALNLPQKAYAGVFSDVPATMDWAAPEIEAAYHAGIVTGKDDGTFDPYSPITRQQMAAMIARAINYQYPTLAETEMKQLSFEDATQIHGYAVESVQLAFSLGIIQGKQEGKIFAPAEFATRAQTAVMLYRLLDIAEEF from the coding sequence ATGAAGAAGCGCATATTTATATGTTTAACCATGATATCTCTAATCTTCTCTTCTGTTATTCCAGCTTTTGCAGCATCTACATCTTTAACAGTCTCCACTGATGCGGACACATATCTTCCAGGAGAAAAAGTAACAATAAGTGGATCTGTTTTTCAAGATGGACAGCCAGCTCCTGAGTTAAATCCTAGATTATCAGTAAAGGCCCCGAATAGTTCAAGTGTTTTTAACTGGCAATGGTCTGAAGAAGAGGTGGAAGAAGATGGCTCTATCTCTACCTTTTTCACATTAAATGATGATGCAGCACTAGGGGAATACACGGTAACAATAGTGGCTGCTGAAACTACTGAAACAACGACCTTCACGGTTGTTGAAGCAAAAGAAGTAAATGTTGTAACGGTTTCTACTGATAAGCAATCTTATGTACAAGGAGAAAAAGTTACTATTAATGGAACAGTTCTGCGTGATGGTCAACCAGCTCCTCAGTTGAATCCGACAGTTACTGTAAAGGCACCAAATGGATCCAGTATATTTAACTGGCAATGGTCTGAAGCTGAAGCTAAGGAAGATGGATCATTCTCTACTTCTTTTACTTTGAATGAAGACGCTGTGGTAGGCAATTACAAAGTAACGTTAGTAGCTGGGGAAGAGTCAGAAAACGTGACTTTCAACGTATCTGAAGGTACGACTCCAGAAGAAGGTTTTATATTAACTGATAAAAATACGTATGAACAAGGTGATAAAGTAACGATTAGTGGAAAGGTTCTTCAAGATGGTGAACCTGCTCCGCAATTAAACCCTAGATTATCAGTTATCGATCCACGTGGCACAAGCATATTCAACTGGCAGTGGTCAGAGGATGAGGTTGAAGCGGATGGAACAATTTCTATCTTTTTCACATTAAATGATGATGCTAAGCTAGGTACGTATACTGTTAAGCTAGTAACTGGAGAAGAAACAAAAGAATCTACTTTTACTGTTACTGAGCAAACTTTAGACAAGCAAGTTACCGTTTCAACTGATAGTGACAAGTATGACCAGGGTGACACAGTTACTATTACAGGTGAGGTATCACAAGGTGGTAGTGCCGTAACTTCGGCGAATGTCAAAGTGACCGTGGAGAAAAATGGTGAGCCTCTTAAAGTCGTTACTGTACAAACAGATGATGACGGGAACTATGAATATGAGTATGAGCTAGCAAGTGATGCAACAGTTGGTTCATACACAGTAAAAGTAACAGCGTTAGATCATGAGGTTACAACGACGTTCATGGTGTCATTAAAGAGCTCTGGCGGTTCTAATCCTCCTGGAAATCCTGTCCCAGGTCCATCACCTGTGACACCAGATAAGGGGAATAATGGCAAGCAAGACGTTGCTTTAAGTAATGTATTAACACAAATCAATAATGAAAAAGCTAAAAATGTATTGATTAAACTTTTAGATGGTAACGTAGCTGCAAATGTTCAAAAGGATGTTTTACAAAAATTAGTTGAGAAGCAAAAAGGTTTAACGATTGAAGGCGAAAAAGCTACTTTAACTTTCACAGCGAAAACACTACAAAAGCTTTTAGAAAAAGCAAATGGCTCTTTAGTTTTTGCAGCACATAAAGTAGAGCATGATATGAAGGGGCACAAGGCAACTTCTGATGTATTTGACTTTACGGTGACAAACACATTAACTAACAAGCTTATTACGGAGTTTGAGCAACCTGTTGTCGTTGAAATTAAAGTTGATACTACAAAGGTGAAAGATGCTCGTAAAACGGCTGTATACTATTGGAATGAAGAAGAGCAAGAATGGCAATATGTTGGCGGTACTATGACAGAGAATGGAACAATGATGTTCAAAACACATCACTTCTCCGTATATGCTGCTATTGAGCAAGACAAAACATTTGCTGACATTACAGGTTGGGATTGGGCGAAGGACCAAATCGAGGTGTTAGCGTCACGTGATATCATCCAAGGGAAATCAGTAGATGTATTCGCGCCAGGTGCTAACGTAACAAGAGCACAATTTGCGATTTTATTAAGTCGCGCATTGAATTTACCGCAAAAGGCATACGCAGGAGTATTCTCAGATGTCCCTGCGACAATGGACTGGGCTGCACCAGAAATTGAAGCAGCATATCATGCAGGCATTGTAACTGGTAAAGATGATGGCACATTCGATCCATATAGCCCAATCACTCGTCAACAAATGGCGGCTATGATCGCAAGAGCGATTAACTATCAATATCCAACTCTAGCAGAGACTGAAATGAAACAATTATCATTTGAAGATGCTACTCAAATTCACGGATACGCTGTGGAATCGGTACAATTAGCATTCTCTTTAGGCATCATTCAAGGAAAGCAAGAAGGTAAGATTTTTGCTCCAGCAGAATTTGCAACGAGAGCACAAACGGCAGTAATGCTGTATCGCTTGCTTGATATTGCAGAGGAGTTTTAA
- a CDS encoding S8 family serine peptidase: MRKNLAVLLTFLMVFSNAMFGSSAFANSGNTSLPERENLKEKLLTQTFEDSDEVRVIVELEGEAPIDFATRQKTLYKDLSESTKASLESEAAKKSEDALNTLKAENIDIQVENVYTAIANGFSGSVKFGDIERIKQIPQVKNVYISNQYERPQPEPDMTESHAFVQSTQTWGDAQYKGEGTIVAVIDSGTDPFHKDFVITDLSASEGYLTQAEVEEKIAEHGLLGKYYSEKVPYAYNYYDKGHDIMDLGPSASMHGMHVAGTVAANGDPNNGGIQGVAPEAQVLGMKVFSNDPNYPSTWTDIYVVAIDEAIKLGADVINMSLGSTAAFVADDGLESVWITKAVENGLVVSVSAGNSGHIADGYGNPLAANPDIGVVGSPGLSKDTIQVAASGNYVYLYETPVVVKAVYEEVYEEAAASVDIELTDLNLEEAPASSETTYGETTVELTGYGADDWAEAFGSGEIELVTIGGKLGFPEDFEGVDVKDKVVLVQRGALAFIDKTQYAMEAGAAGIIVYDHGLAPFYKDQGNWALIPFMKISKADGQALEALFTEDTVSVNLSVDVDGVNSQEGPEVGKVTGFSSWGTTPSLELKPELTAPGGHIYSTFQKDTYGFMSGTSMAAPHVAGGSALVIQYLKEEFPGLSSEERARLAKVLLMNTGKIITHEDGTPFSPRQQGAGMMQTYNAVSTPVTVVDPSTNEAKVELFEIADSATTFTLEAENHTDQAVTYKVDTTVLKDMVVTAGGVEYNALQSEVIDATVNVSGSNVDGDYITVPANGSTTFVVTVSFDGLVEVDNFVEGFVTLTHETKPDLSVPFLSFYGDWDRPAILDGDPTVDGDSVFYDLDWAYGLGPWSRFFDDAWFSMPNPENQYVLSPNGDGFNDVLDPFFTFLRNAKEVEYNILASDGKKLRTLVKQEDVRKNYFDAGNGDLYYFIDGGLWDGSVRFAPVAEGDYFYEVKATVDFPGAEAQFVRYPIIVDVTAPAVDVTYDDATNTVMWTATEEGSGISYFEVLENGESVAQLDADATSYTLPAGAEEVVVDVVAVDYGYNVGGDTVVVNDNTIPTINVLSPAPFGTYNTKEVLVQGTVADGTLVTDITVNGKSVPVGFNPDLGEYVFSTTLTYEQDGKYEVLIGATDEQGNAIEIARHIFIDSTPGTITVNDAPQWVPGDQGSFELSVTLEDNYRQIDFYIDDNYEYGNPFNEPLVMDGFTETLTRTLDLKMGLNTFLLTLEDLGGNVTQEVVKVWRGEEPPTTGITSFTVEPSEYVSMNRPTVITAAANGAVEWNVTVTSPSDEVVAEWTSEGDTFTAEYAVDKYASNGLYTVTVNALDMNGELLDTDVKSFNVYNYSTMIESIDVLNGNGEAQSVFAEGDVANISATVKNLESTHIANPMLIIQVRDEDNRVVGKSFLTMSMLNADGSNGLGMELLLDGLAEGEYYIDVFVWTGWDMNPLSAASKGEVTFTIE; this comes from the coding sequence ATGAGAAAGAATCTTGCGGTTTTATTAACATTTTTAATGGTATTTTCCAATGCAATGTTTGGAAGCAGTGCTTTTGCAAACAGTGGAAATACTAGTTTACCAGAAAGAGAGAATTTAAAAGAGAAATTACTCACGCAAACTTTTGAAGATAGCGATGAGGTTCGAGTTATTGTTGAGTTAGAGGGAGAAGCTCCAATAGATTTTGCTACCCGCCAAAAAACACTCTACAAAGATTTATCAGAGTCCACAAAGGCAAGCTTAGAAAGTGAAGCTGCAAAGAAATCAGAAGATGCTTTAAATACTCTAAAAGCTGAGAATATCGATATCCAAGTAGAGAATGTTTACACAGCTATTGCAAATGGCTTTAGCGGTTCTGTAAAATTCGGTGATATCGAAAGAATTAAGCAAATTCCACAAGTTAAAAACGTTTATATTAGCAATCAGTATGAACGTCCTCAGCCAGAACCTGATATGACAGAAAGTCATGCATTTGTTCAATCAACACAAACATGGGGCGACGCACAATATAAAGGAGAAGGTACAATTGTTGCTGTTATCGACTCCGGTACTGATCCATTCCATAAGGATTTTGTCATTACAGATTTAAGTGCTTCAGAAGGGTACTTAACTCAAGCTGAAGTTGAAGAAAAAATTGCAGAACACGGTTTACTTGGTAAGTATTATAGTGAAAAAGTACCGTATGCGTATAACTACTATGACAAAGGGCATGACATTATGGATTTAGGTCCATCAGCGTCTATGCATGGTATGCACGTGGCAGGTACTGTTGCTGCTAACGGTGATCCAAATAACGGTGGTATTCAAGGTGTGGCACCTGAAGCGCAAGTTTTAGGTATGAAAGTATTCAGTAACGACCCTAACTATCCTTCAACATGGACTGACATTTATGTCGTTGCTATCGACGAGGCGATCAAGTTAGGTGCCGATGTTATTAACATGAGTCTAGGTAGCACAGCAGCTTTCGTTGCAGACGATGGCTTAGAAAGTGTATGGATCACAAAAGCAGTAGAAAACGGTCTTGTTGTTTCTGTTTCTGCTGGTAACTCTGGTCACATTGCTGATGGTTACGGTAACCCACTAGCAGCCAATCCTGATATCGGGGTAGTAGGCTCTCCTGGTTTATCTAAAGATACTATTCAAGTTGCTGCTTCAGGTAACTATGTATACTTATATGAAACACCAGTTGTAGTAAAGGCTGTGTACGAGGAAGTATACGAAGAAGCTGCGGCAAGCGTGGATATTGAGTTAACGGATTTAAATCTTGAAGAAGCGCCAGCATCTAGTGAAACGACTTACGGTGAAACAACAGTTGAACTTACTGGTTATGGTGCAGATGACTGGGCGGAAGCGTTCGGTTCAGGTGAGATTGAATTAGTCACTATCGGTGGAAAGTTAGGCTTCCCAGAAGATTTTGAAGGGGTAGATGTAAAAGATAAAGTTGTTCTTGTACAACGTGGTGCTTTGGCATTTATCGACAAAACACAATATGCGATGGAAGCTGGAGCAGCTGGTATCATCGTGTATGACCATGGCTTAGCACCTTTCTATAAAGATCAAGGTAACTGGGCTTTAATACCGTTTATGAAGATTTCAAAAGCAGATGGTCAAGCGCTTGAAGCATTATTTACAGAGGATACAGTATCAGTCAATTTATCTGTTGATGTTGATGGTGTGAATTCTCAAGAAGGACCAGAAGTTGGAAAGGTTACAGGTTTCTCATCTTGGGGTACTACACCAAGCTTAGAGCTTAAGCCAGAACTTACAGCGCCAGGTGGTCATATATACTCTACGTTCCAAAAAGATACGTATGGTTTTATGAGTGGTACATCGATGGCAGCACCACATGTTGCAGGTGGTTCAGCTCTAGTTATTCAATATTTGAAAGAGGAGTTCCCGGGTTTATCTTCTGAAGAAAGAGCACGTCTTGCAAAAGTTCTATTAATGAACACAGGTAAGATAATTACGCATGAAGATGGCACTCCGTTCTCACCTCGTCAGCAAGGTGCTGGTATGATGCAAACATATAATGCTGTATCAACTCCAGTAACTGTTGTTGATCCGTCAACAAACGAAGCGAAGGTTGAGTTGTTTGAAATTGCGGACAGTGCTACAACATTTACACTTGAAGCAGAAAACCATACAGATCAAGCTGTTACGTACAAAGTGGACACAACAGTATTGAAGGATATGGTTGTAACTGCAGGTGGTGTTGAGTACAACGCATTACAATCAGAAGTAATTGATGCAACAGTGAATGTGTCAGGATCTAACGTAGATGGTGATTACATCACGGTTCCTGCTAATGGTTCAACTACGTTTGTAGTAACTGTATCATTTGATGGATTAGTTGAAGTTGACAACTTCGTAGAAGGTTTTGTAACGTTAACGCATGAAACAAAGCCTGATTTATCAGTTCCATTCCTTAGTTTCTATGGTGACTGGGATAGACCAGCTATTTTAGATGGTGATCCAACTGTAGATGGAGATTCTGTATTCTATGATTTAGATTGGGCATATGGTTTAGGACCTTGGTCTCGTTTCTTCGATGATGCTTGGTTCAGCATGCCGAACCCTGAGAATCAATATGTATTATCTCCAAATGGAGATGGATTCAATGATGTATTAGATCCATTCTTCACATTCTTACGTAACGCTAAAGAAGTAGAATATAACATTTTAGCAAGTGATGGTAAAAAATTACGTACACTTGTAAAACAAGAAGATGTTCGTAAAAACTATTTTGATGCTGGTAACGGCGATCTTTACTACTTTATTGATGGCGGATTATGGGATGGTAGTGTTCGTTTTGCTCCAGTAGCAGAAGGTGATTACTTCTATGAAGTAAAAGCAACGGTTGACTTCCCAGGTGCAGAGGCACAATTTGTAAGATATCCAATCATTGTGGACGTAACTGCTCCAGCTGTAGATGTAACGTACGATGATGCGACAAACACAGTTATGTGGACAGCTACTGAAGAAGGATCAGGTATTTCTTACTTTGAAGTACTTGAAAATGGTGAATCTGTAGCACAACTTGATGCTGATGCAACTAGCTACACACTTCCTGCAGGTGCAGAAGAAGTTGTTGTTGATGTAGTAGCAGTTGACTACGGATATAACGTTGGTGGCGATACTGTTGTAGTAAATGACAACACAATCCCAACAATCAATGTTCTTTCACCAGCACCATTTGGTACTTACAACACTAAAGAAGTACTTGTTCAAGGTACAGTTGCTGATGGTACACTAGTAACAGATATCACTGTTAACGGTAAATCAGTGCCAGTTGGATTTAATCCAGACCTTGGCGAGTATGTATTTAGCACAACATTAACGTATGAGCAAGATGGTAAGTATGAAGTACTAATTGGAGCAACAGATGAACAAGGCAACGCAATTGAAATTGCGCGTCATATTTTCATCGACTCAACTCCAGGTACGATTACAGTAAATGACGCTCCTCAGTGGGTGCCAGGAGATCAAGGTTCATTTGAATTAAGTGTTACTTTAGAAGATAACTATCGTCAAATCGATTTCTATATCGATGATAACTATGAGTATGGTAATCCATTTAACGAGCCACTTGTAATGGATGGCTTTACGGAAACTCTTACTCGTACATTAGACTTAAAAATGGGTCTAAACACGTTCTTATTAACACTTGAAGATTTAGGCGGTAACGTGACACAAGAAGTTGTAAAAGTATGGAGAGGCGAAGAGCCACCTACTACTGGTATTACTTCATTCACGGTTGAGCCGTCTGAATATGTAAGCATGAACCGTCCAACTGTTATTACAGCAGCAGCTAACGGAGCGGTAGAATGGAACGTAACTGTTACATCTCCATCTGATGAAGTAGTGGCTGAGTGGACTAGTGAAGGCGATACATTTACTGCAGAATATGCAGTAGATAAATATGCATCTAATGGTTTATACACTGTTACAGTGAATGCATTAGATATGAATGGTGAATTGTTAGATACAGACGTTAAATCATTTAACGTGTATAACTATTCAACAATGATTGAATCTATTGACGTATTAAACGGCAATGGTGAAGCACAAAGCGTATTCGCAGAAGGCGATGTTGCAAACATTTCTGCAACAGTGAAGAACCTTGAGTCTACTCATATTGCAAATCCAATGTTAATCATCCAAGTTCGTGATGAGGATAATAGAGTAGTAGGTAAATCCTTCTTAACAATGAGTATGTTAAATGCTGATGGTTCAAACGGTCTCGGTATGGAATTACTACTAGATGGTTTAGCTGAAGGTGAGTATTATATCGATGTATTTGTTTGGACTGGTTGGGATATGAATCCACTGTCAGCAGCAAGCAAAGGTGAGGTTACTTTCACTATAGAATAA
- a CDS encoding undecaprenyl-phosphate glucose phosphotransferase, which produces MIRGRERFLTQLYAITDLISSQIAFILAWYIQFNLLLPETIGHLPFETYWFWSLVYGGISLLIGYTISLYSPKRKMKFAIELAKILQVHVFSMFMLLSLLFLYKDIHMSRSFLLIFFAMNLVMIALYRLTLKQTLREVRRRGYNKQFVLIVGAGKLGEAYYNNLQKHPEFGLRVVGLLDDFKEEFELDKKISILGKLSDLESVLESRIVDEVVIALPLAVYSKYRSIVATCEKAGVRATIIPDFYDILPATPHFESFGELPIINVRDVPLDEIRNRINKRVFDVLFSLGVIVVTAPIMLLVAVAIKVTSPGPIIFKQERVGLNRRTFMMYKFRSMKCESAVVANTGWTTADDPRKTKLGTFLRKTSLDELPQFFNVLKGDMSVVGPRPERPHFVDQFKEEIPKYMIKHHVRPGITGWAQVCGLRGDTSIKERIVHDIFYIENWTLLFDIKIVILTFIKGFINKNAY; this is translated from the coding sequence ATGATACGGGGAAGAGAACGTTTTTTAACACAACTATATGCGATTACGGACCTGATTAGTTCGCAAATTGCGTTCATATTGGCATGGTATATTCAATTTAATTTACTTCTTCCAGAAACAATTGGTCATCTTCCGTTTGAAACATATTGGTTTTGGAGCTTAGTGTATGGCGGGATCTCTTTATTAATTGGATACACTATTTCTCTATATTCTCCAAAGCGAAAAATGAAATTTGCTATAGAGCTTGCAAAGATTTTACAAGTACATGTGTTTAGTATGTTTATGCTACTAAGCTTACTTTTCTTATATAAAGACATTCATATGTCGCGCTCATTTCTATTAATCTTCTTTGCTATGAATTTGGTGATGATTGCTCTATATCGTCTCACTCTAAAACAAACCTTACGTGAGGTTCGCCGAAGAGGGTATAATAAGCAGTTTGTGTTGATAGTGGGAGCAGGCAAGCTAGGTGAAGCTTACTATAACAATTTGCAAAAGCATCCGGAATTTGGGTTGCGTGTTGTGGGATTATTAGATGATTTTAAAGAAGAGTTCGAATTAGATAAAAAGATCTCGATATTGGGTAAATTGAGCGACTTAGAGAGTGTTCTTGAAAGTAGAATTGTAGATGAAGTGGTTATTGCGTTGCCGTTAGCTGTATACAGTAAGTATCGTAGTATAGTGGCGACGTGTGAAAAAGCAGGTGTTCGGGCCACGATTATCCCGGATTTTTATGATATTTTACCTGCAACACCTCACTTTGAGAGTTTTGGTGAGCTACCAATCATTAATGTTCGTGATGTGCCACTTGATGAGATTCGAAACCGCATCAACAAAAGAGTGTTTGATGTGTTGTTTTCCTTAGGTGTTATCGTCGTCACAGCGCCAATAATGTTGTTGGTTGCTGTTGCTATAAAGGTGACGTCACCAGGTCCAATCATTTTCAAGCAAGAGCGGGTGGGCTTGAATCGACGGACGTTTATGATGTATAAGTTTCGCTCAATGAAATGCGAGTCAGCAGTAGTTGCCAACACAGGTTGGACAACCGCGGATGACCCGCGTAAAACGAAGCTAGGCACGTTTTTAAGAAAAACAAGCCTAGATGAGTTGCCACAGTTTTTTAATGTATTAAAAGGTGATATGAGTGTGGTTGGACCAAGGCCAGAGCGGCCACATTTCGTTGATCAATTTAAAGAAGAAATCCCTAAATATATGATTAAGCACCATGTTAGACCAGGGATTACAGGCTGGGCTCAGGTATGTGGCTTGCGTGGTGATACATCCATTAAGGAACGCATTGTCCATGACATATTTTATATTGAAAATTGGACATTATTATTTGATATAAAAATCGTTATTCTCACGTTTATAAAAGGGTTTATAAATAAAAATGCATATTAA
- a CDS encoding glycosyltransferase family 2 protein → MKSFVDISIIIVNYNTKKLTIDAISSVLCSNTSYTYEILVVDNASSDGSVEAIRQQHSEVKIIANDHNVGFSKANNQAIKIATGRYILLLNSDTIVHEATLQIMTKLMDEQPKIGASGCKVLLPNGELDKACKRGFPTPSASFFYISKLTKLFPTNPSINRYHMGHIQPDQASSIDCLVGAFMMVRKETIDRVGLLDETFFMYGEDIDWCYRIKEAGWDIYYYPKTHIIHYKGASSRKKPKKIVYEFHRAMYIFHKKHYEKKYSFLVNWLVYGGIGLKLGLALATNSLKNKR, encoded by the coding sequence ATGAAATCATTTGTTGATATTAGTATTATTATTGTAAATTACAATACAAAAAAGCTAACAATAGATGCTATTTCTTCTGTGCTATGTTCAAATACCTCATACACATATGAGATTCTTGTAGTAGATAATGCGTCCTCAGACGGAAGTGTAGAAGCTATCAGGCAGCAACATTCAGAAGTTAAAATCATTGCAAATGATCACAACGTTGGGTTTTCTAAGGCAAATAACCAAGCTATTAAAATTGCGACTGGTCGCTATATTTTACTTTTGAATTCTGATACAATAGTTCATGAAGCTACTTTACAAATAATGACAAAATTAATGGATGAACAGCCAAAGATTGGGGCAAGTGGCTGTAAAGTCCTTTTGCCGAACGGAGAGTTAGATAAGGCATGTAAGCGTGGCTTTCCAACGCCTAGTGCATCTTTCTTTTACATTAGTAAACTAACAAAGCTGTTCCCTACTAATCCATCTATCAACCGTTATCATATGGGACATATTCAGCCTGATCAAGCAAGTTCGATTGACTGCCTTGTTGGTGCTTTTATGATGGTTCGAAAGGAAACGATTGATCGAGTGGGCCTCCTTGATGAGACATTTTTTATGTATGGTGAAGATATAGATTGGTGTTATCGTATTAAAGAGGCAGGCTGGGATATTTATTATTATCCTAAAACTCATATTATTCATTATAAAGGGGCAAGTAGTCGTAAGAAGCCTAAAAAAATAGTGTATGAGTTTCATAGAGCCATGTATATTTTTCATAAAAAGCATTATGAGAAGAAATACTCATTTCTTGTGAATTGGCTTGTGTACGGAGGAATTGGATTAAAATTAGGTTTAGCTCTAGCAACAAATAGTTTGAAAAACAAAAGGTGA
- a CDS encoding glycosyltransferase family 2 protein has product MNPTVAIQIVTYNSSKDIETCLEAVYNQTHPIACICVIDNASSDDMMKQLQPYSDQAQIVANSDNNGFAGGHNQGFALSETEYILVLNPDVVMHPDYVRELVHFMEQNPEYGMATGKLFKNKAATVIDSTGIVMKKNRRAFDRGADSTELSSWEHSADVFGVSGAAALYRRTMIEDVSIDGEFFDESFFAYKEDVDVCWRAQLMGWQARFVSTAFAYHARGWNTDKSRKDVNLKIRRHSYINRYYYIVKNDTWLYLILHAPFILFYEILSIGYVIIKERELLEAWSHIWKQRKQLFSKRRAIQKKRRVSYKTIYQFFQGVW; this is encoded by the coding sequence ATGAATCCAACCGTAGCAATACAAATAGTCACCTATAATAGTAGTAAAGATATAGAGACATGCTTAGAAGCTGTCTATAATCAGACACACCCAATTGCATGTATTTGTGTGATAGACAATGCTTCTAGTGATGACATGATGAAGCAGTTGCAGCCTTATTCTGACCAGGCACAGATTGTTGCTAATTCGGATAACAACGGCTTTGCTGGCGGTCATAATCAAGGATTTGCATTGTCAGAAACAGAATATATTTTAGTTCTTAATCCGGATGTTGTTATGCATCCGGATTATGTTCGTGAGTTGGTTCACTTTATGGAGCAAAACCCCGAATATGGGATGGCGACAGGTAAGCTTTTTAAAAATAAAGCAGCGACTGTGATTGATTCAACGGGTATTGTGATGAAAAAGAATCGCCGAGCATTCGATCGTGGTGCAGATTCAACGGAGTTATCAAGTTGGGAACACAGCGCTGACGTGTTTGGTGTATCAGGTGCAGCTGCGCTTTATCGCCGCACTATGATTGAAGATGTTTCAATAGATGGTGAATTTTTTGATGAAAGCTTTTTCGCCTATAAAGAGGACGTTGACGTGTGCTGGCGAGCACAGCTAATGGGTTGGCAAGCAAGGTTTGTGTCAACAGCTTTTGCGTATCATGCGAGAGGCTGGAACACTGACAAGTCGCGTAAAGATGTGAATCTTAAAATACGGCGCCACTCTTATATCAATCGCTATTATTACATCGTGAAAAATGATACATGGCTTTACCTTATATTACATGCTCCTTTTATTTTATTCTATGAAATATTAAGCATTGGCTATGTTATCATAAAAGAAAGAGAGTTACTGGAGGCATGGTCGCATATTTGGAAACAAAGGAAACAGTTATTCTCTAAACGAAGAGCTATTCAAAAAAAGCGACGCGTATCTTACAAAACTATTTATCAGTTTTTTCAAGGAGTTTGGTAA